The following coding sequences lie in one Haematobia irritans isolate KBUSLIRL chromosome 3, ASM5000362v1, whole genome shotgun sequence genomic window:
- the LOC142229200 gene encoding uncharacterized protein LOC142229200 → MNWFYNIKIWLILAQYPLLQINVIQCFPKPYARPGLFGGMVGGALGSIIGNSLSNHHHNPHYNEYHSTTIDRLETFANGCYRQVIKEPDSSNNNDFIETQQIICPPNVEPPPVSGLIITIPPIQGVDSQQIFVLSKRTGTYGNSGNSLTCSSLLSLLLITLLLRIMY, encoded by the exons ATGAATTGGTTTTACAACATTAAAATATGGCTGATATTGGCACAATATCCATTGCTTCAAATAAATGTCATACAATGCTTCCCGAAGCCATATGCTAGACCTGGTTTAT TTGGAGGTATGGTTGGCGGTGCTCTTGGATCCATAATTGGTAACTCATTATCGAATCATCATCATAATCCTCATTATAATGAATACCATTCGACCACTATTGATCGTCTGGAGACATTCGCCAATGGATGTTATCGTCAAGTTATAAAGGAACCCGATTCTTCTAATaataatgattttattgaaactcAGCAAATAATATGTCCACCAAATGTTGAACCTCCACCAGTATCTGGACTAATTATAACAATCCCACCAATACAGGGAGTTGATTCGCagcaaatatttgttttgtctAAAAGGACTGGGACTTATGGAAACAGTGGGAACAGCTTAACTTGTTCTAGTTTATTATCGTTATTGTTAATTACTCTGTTACTTCGAATTATGTATTAA
- the LOC142231013 gene encoding uncharacterized protein LOC142231013, protein MTRDDNDASDEASGADLSSLKQQRSSMKRNISNMHKKVEKDGTKVDSTILECRLQILESYFKQLCHIQTQIETLSPADTSRNDLEELFITAKAKILGLLNKSRSSIPGDTTLMNASIAGISTQSRLPSLKLPRFDGKYGEYKRFISTFNNMVHENQTITPIDKFNYLLNCLSGPALAVVEAFQVSEENYPKALTRLQERYDNKVLIFLEHINTLFDIPKMAKGDSSSLRNIIDTVSAVRGSLLSLGSEADVMNAILIHLVLNKVDADTKQNYDEKQEYKSLPSWDCCYDVLSLRCQFLESHGKKTEFGEKAKLVKPKQNFNRTAHTFVNPNPNCVYCNSTDHYLQTCSSFSAIAVPDRFNFVKRSGLCINCLRKGHMVSKCPSKSRCRVCNSTHHSVLHIFSPDNSGQSTISNTTTVQPSTSNQNPVSLVARSCKRAIIPTAVVLIKDYCGTFQPVRALLDSGSELNFISEETAKRLRLKFRPYSQEVSGIGEVRTRIKFTVSATIKSRISSFQWSSTFAVTPTIASVQPGEYIYTSNWKIPTDIPLADPLFFKPQHIDILLSAEVFFDLLLDGLISLGYGMPNLTNTVFGYIVGGIASTGQARSNFTCNLMVNSLEVDLDKTLNKFWEVEEYEKNPNMLSEEEAACENHFVENVKLDFDGRVVVLLPFKENPKCLGDSFEDARKRFLSLERRLDRDLQLKSMYKEFMDEYLSLGHMSLYNQPLCGTYYIIPHHCVLRPQSTTTKIRVVFDASSRSSSNKSLNDILMVGPTIQQDLITTLFSFRLHKYAFTDDISKMYRQFRIDENDRKYQLILWRNQKDEHLKVYQLNTVTYGLSAAPFLAIRSLFFIADKYSHSHPCDSEVLRNDLYVDDVLTGADDLETLAQKKNELVKILSFHGLELAKWNSNNIMFGSNQDAEITIKTSEDEVAKALGMSWKPKEDVFTYRFELPDVMNPTKRSVLSIVSKIYDLLGLLSPFVIRCKILLQEMWVQNIGWDDPLTEHLKSLWLQIKSDLNYIHKVEVPRYVLTSNDTLGEIHGFADASQRAYGCCIYYRVCLKGEYKTTLLIAKSKVAPIKAQSLPRLELCAAVLLNKTWLKIQPKISSFVSSIYFWTDSKIVLQWLKLHSSTLNCFVANRISELQEKTRNRGGNSFLEEDITKWPGTEEQLNIEILERRKAAVFVANSSEVNIIDDLLDKHSSYIKFIRIIAYIFRIFNRCPAKKDVNISDVIHLSPDELEEGFWRIVAHIQMWCFGADIKSLSNGGLVNPSLQKLSPFVHEMTLGATTVKILRVGGRLSQAPIPYDARFPALLPKDHRFVKMYIEHVHRSHLHAGAKVLLGLLRQKIWIVNARDVVRKVVRNCVHCFHYKPKMMEQLMGNLPSDRLRAQRPFLIAGVDFCGPFMTSYRIRGKVPYKTYIAVFVCFTSKAVHLELVSDLSTNNFILCLKRFVGRRGIPQKLYCDNATNFVGARNQIKELKESLFRDDVVHDMKSLCCQLGFEFCFIPPRAPHFGGLWEAAVESTKTLLIKNVGKAYLTFEELQTVIIDVEAILNSRPIAPISNDPNDGEALTPGHLLIGSSLVAVPDKHIDSSQSSLLSRWQRVSFLKQQFWQMWSRDYMLSLQQKSKWFKDNNNIKEGQLVLIHEDNTPPQQWLLARVTKPILGRDGKVRVVELKTKSGICSRPIHKVAPLPNNEEV, encoded by the exons ATGACGAGAGACGATAATGATGCTTCTGACGAAGCAAGTGGTGCTGATTTGTCTTCTCTTAAACAGCAACGTAGCTCTATGAAGAGGAATATCAGCAACATGCATAAAAAGGTAGAAAAAGATGGTACAAAAGTAGATTCCACTATTTTAGAGTGTCGTTTGCAAATTTTGGAATCATACTTCAAACAGTTGTGCCACATCCAAACTCAAATAGAAACACTTAGTCCGGCTGACACATCGAGGAAtgatttggaagaacttttcataACAGCAAAGGCAAAAATATTGGGCCTTCTGAACAAAAGTCGTAGTTCTATACCTGGTGATACTACTTTGATGAATGCTTCAATTGCCGGAATTTCAACACAATCTCGTTTGCCTTCGTTGAAATTGCCTCGTTTTGAtggaaaatatggcgagtataaaagatttatttcgacATTTAACAACATGGTCCATGAAAATCAAACTATTACCCCAATTgataaattcaattatttattgaacTGTCTCAGTGGTCCCGCTTTGGCAGTTGTTGAAGCTTTTCAAGTGTCGGAGGAAAATTATCCGAAAGCACTAACACGGCTCCAGGAACGTTATGACAATAAGGTATTGATTTTTTTGGAACATATCAACACTCTTTTCGATATTCCGAAAATGGCAAAAGGTGATAGCTCATCATTGCGGAATATTATTGACACTGTTTCGGCTGTTCGTGGTTCTTTGTTGTCGCTTGGGTCTGAAGCAGATGTTATGAACGCAATTTTAATACATTTGGTTTTGAATAAAGTGGATGCAGATACAAAACAGAATTATGATGAAAAACAAGAATATAAATCGTTACCCTCTTGGGATTGTTGCTATGATGTTTTGAGTCTTCGTTGTCAATTTCTCGAAAGTCATGGAAAAAAGACAGAATTTGGTGAAAAAGCAAAACTTGTCAAGcccaagcaaaattttaatcgcaCTGCCCATACTTTCGTCAATCCAAATCCAAATTGTGTATATTGTAATTCAACTGATCATTATCTGCAAACTTGTTCTTCGTTTTCGGCAATAGCAGTTCCCGatcgttttaattttgtaaaacgcAGTGGCCTGTGTATTAATTGTCTGCGAAAGGGACATATGGTTTCAAAATGTCCATCAAAATCACGTTGCAGAGTTTGTAATTCAACTCACCACTCAGTGTTGCACATTTTTAGTCCAGACAACTCGGGACAGTCAACCATTTCGAATACTACTACAGTGCAACCTTCAACTAGTAATCAAAATCCAGTTTCGCTTGTGGCTCGCTCATGTAAAAGGGCAATCATACCAACTGCTGTCGTTCTCATCAAAGATTATTGTGGAACTTTTCAACCAGTAAGAGCTTTACTTGATTCCGGCTCCGAACTCAATTTCATTTCAGAAGAAACTGCAAAAAGGCTTCGGCTTAAATTTCGACCATATTCACAAGAAGTTTCGGGAATCGGAGAAGTTAGAACCAGAATTAAATTTACCGTGTCCGCTACAATAAAATCGAGAATTAGTTCGTTCCAGTGGTCATCAACATTTGCTGTCACCCCAACAATTGCATCTGTACAGCCCGGTGAGTACATATATACTTCAAATTGGAAAATTCCCACCGATATACCGTTAGCTGacccattgtttttcaaaccgcaACATATTGACATTCTTTTgagtgctgaagtattttttgatttattacttGATGGTCTAATTTCTCTTGGATATGGTATGCCAAACCTTACCAATACTGTTTTTGGATACATTGTTGGTGGTATCGCAAGTACTGGTCAAGCGAGATCAAATTTTACATGCAATTTGATGGTCAATTCTTTAGAAGTGGATCTTGATAAAACTCTAAACAAATTTTGGGAAGTAGAAGAATACGAAAAGAATCCCAATATGTTGTCCGAAGAAGAAGCAGCATGTGAAAATCACTTTGTTGAAAATgttaaattagattttgatgGAAGAGTTGTGGTCCTCTTGCCATTTAAAGAAAATCCCAAATGTCTCGGCGATTCGTTCGAAGATGCTCGAAAACGTTTTTTGTCCCTGGAAAGACGTTTAGATCGTGATCTACAATTGAAGTCAATGTATAAAGAATTCATGGATGAGTATTTGTCCCTGGGTCACATGTCGCTCTATAATCAACCGTTATGTGGTACCTATTACATAATACCACATCATTGTGTTTTGAGACCACAAAGTACTACAACAAAAATTAGAGTTGTATTTGATGCATCTTCTCGTAGTTCGTCAAATAAATCATTGAACGATATTTTGATGGTTGGACCAACAATACAACAAGACCTGATCACCACACTATTTTCGTTTCGTTTACACAAGTATGCTTTTACTGATGATATTTCTAAAATGTATCGACAATTTCGAATAGATGAAAATGATAGAAAATATCAACTCATATTATGGAGAAATCAAAAAGATGAACATTTAAAGGTTTATCAACTGAATACTGTTACCTACGGTTTATCTGCCGCCCCATTTTTGGCGATTCGTAGTTTGTTTTTCATTGCAGATAAATATTCGCACTCGCATCCTTGTGATTCTGAAGTTTTGCGCAACGATTTATACGTGGATGATGTACTCACCGGAGCTGACGACCTTGAAACACTGGCTCAAAAGAAAAACGagttagtaaaaatattaagTTTCCATGGCCTTGAATTAGCAAAATGGAACAGCAACAACATTATGTTTGGTTCAAATCAAGATGCAGAAATCACCATTAAAACAAGTGAAGATGAAGTGGCGAAGGCCTTGGGTATGTCTTGGAAACCCAAGGAGGACGTTTTTACTTATCGATTCGAGTTACCAGATGTGATGAATCCTACAAAACGATCTGTTTTgtcaattgtgtcaaaaatctaTGACTTGCTTGGACTATTGAGCCCCTTTGTCATTCGATGCAAAATACTTCTTCAAGAAATGTGGGTGCAAAACATTGGATGGGATGACCCATTAACTGAACATCTTAAATCATTATGGCTCCAAATTAAATCGGATTTAAATTACATACATAAAGTTGAAGTCCCCAGGTATGTTTTAACCTCAAATGATACTCTTGGAGAAATTCACGGATTTGCTGATGCCTCGCAACGAGCATATGGTTGTTGTATTTACTATCGAGTTTGTCTTAAGGGAGAATACAAAACGACACttttaattgcaaaatccaAAGTGGCCCCAATTAAGGCACAATCACTACCACGGCTCGAATTGTGCGCAGCAGTATTGCTGAATAAAACATGGCTCAAAATACaaccaaaaatttcaagttttgtcTCATCGATATATTTTTGGACTGATTCCAAAATCGTACTACAATGGCTTAAATTACATTCTTCGACGTTGAATTGTTTTGTGGCAAATCGTATTTCTGAACTACAGGAGAAAACAAGAAAT CGCGGAGGAAATTCGTTTTTGGAAGAAGATATTACAAAATGGCCCGGAACTGAAGAACAATTGAACATCGAAATTCTCGAACGTAGAAAGGCAGCTGTTTTTGTGGCAAATTCATCAGAAGTCAACATCATAGACGACCTTCTCGATAAGCATTCttcatatattaaatttattagaaTAATTGCTTATATTTTTCGTATATTCAACAGATGTCCCGCTAAGAAAGATGTGAATATTTCTGATGTAATTCATTTGTCCCCAGATGAATTAGAAGAAGGTTTTTGGAGAATTGTGGCTCACATCCAGATGTGGTGTTTTGGTGCCGATATCAAATCACTGAGTAATGGTGGTCTGGTAAACCCATCGCTTCAAAAACTTTCACCATTTGTACATGAGATGACACTTGGAGCAACCACAGTCAAAATTCTTCGTGTTGGTGGTCGTTTGTCCCAAGCGCCCATTCCTTATGATGCAAGATTTCCAGCACTATTACCAAAAGACCATCGCTTCGTTAAAATGTATATTGAGCATGTTCATCGCTCACATTTACACGCTGGAGCAAAAGTGTTGTTGGGACTATTGCGCCAGAAGATATGGATTGTAAACGCCAGAGATGTTGTACGCAAAGTTGTTCGCAATTGCGTTCATTGTTTTCACTACAAACCGAAAATGATGGAACAGCTGATGGGAAACTTGCCATCAGATCGACTTCGAGCTCAACGACCATTTTTGATTGCTGGTGTTGATTTTTGTGGTCCATTCATGACGTCGTACCGTATCCGAGGAAAAGTGCCTTATAAAACATACATAGCTGTATTTGTGTGTTTCACTTCCAAGGCAGTTCATTTAGAACTAGTTTCGGACCTATCGACAAACAATTTCATCTTGTGTCTGAAAAGATTTGTTGGAAGACGTGGCATACCCCAAAAGTTGTATTGCGACAACGCCACTAATTTCGTTGGAGCACGTAACCAAATCaaagaattaaaagaaagtcTTTTTCGAGATGATGTGGTCCACGACATGAAATCACTTTGTTGTCAACTTGGTttcgaattttgttttatacctCCCCGTGCCCCACATTTTGGCGGACTGTGGGAAGCAGCCGTCGAATCTACAAAAACGCTACTTATAAAGAACGTTGGCAAAGCATATCTTACTTTCGAAGAGCTACAAACAGTCATAATTGACGTTGAGGCAATTTTAAATTCGCGCCCCATCGCTCCAATATCAAACGATCCCAATGATGGTGAAGCCCTAACGCCTGGTCATCTGCTTATTGGCTCTTCATTGGTTGCAGTTCCCGATAAACATATCGATTCATCCCAATCATCATTATTGTCTCGGTGGCAAAGGGTctcatttttgaaacaacaattttggcaaatgtgGTCCCGAGATTATATGCTATCTTTACAACAAAAGTCAAAGTGGTTCAAAGACAATAACAACATAAAAGAAGGGCAACTAGTTCTAATACATGAAGACAACACTCCGCCACAACAATGGTTACTAGCTCGTGTTACAAAACCTATTCTAGGCCGTGATGGAAAGGTTCGTGTGGTTGAACTGAAAACTAAATCTGGCATTTGTTCTCGGCCAATTCACAAAGTGGCTCCCCTACCAAATAATGAAGAGGTTTGA